One window of the Candidatus Stoquefichus sp. SB1 genome contains the following:
- a CDS encoding cysteine desulfurase family protein translates to MIYLDYVSTTPLNQDVNQMYQSLLNDYFANADSLYSLGLQTSSLMEKSRSLTAQMLGVKPTEIIFTSGASESNNTAIKGCAFQYQNRGKHIITSAIEHSSVHNTCLQLRDVFGFEVDFISIDQQGRLNLQELKEKMRPDTILVSIMYVNNEIGIINPINEIRKIISEKNARTKLHVDMVQALGKIPIDLSLVDMASFSAHKIYGLKGSGVLFKKESTSLVPLISAGQQEYGLRGGTSNTATHTMFAKTLRLALENQGQKYQYVQSLNRYVRQVLMQIDDVVINTPEQNSSPYILNFSCVGYKPEVILHALEAQECYVSTKSTCSSHKNDISRTLAAMHMNEAVAKSAIRISFSDLTTQNEIDEFLFHLQTILKTIKKQR, encoded by the coding sequence ATGATTTATTTAGATTATGTATCAACAACACCTTTAAATCAGGATGTTAATCAAATGTATCAGTCTTTATTGAATGATTATTTTGCAAATGCTGACTCATTGTATTCATTAGGATTACAAACCAGTTCATTAATGGAAAAATCAAGAAGTTTAACGGCACAAATGTTAGGTGTCAAACCGACTGAGATTATTTTTACAAGTGGAGCAAGTGAATCTAATAATACAGCGATTAAAGGATGTGCATTTCAATATCAAAATCGAGGCAAGCATATTATAACCAGTGCGATTGAACATTCTAGTGTTCATAATACGTGTTTACAACTGAGAGATGTTTTTGGTTTTGAAGTTGATTTTATTTCGATTGATCAACAAGGTAGGTTGAATTTACAGGAATTAAAAGAAAAAATGAGACCAGATACAATCCTTGTATCCATTATGTATGTTAATAATGAAATAGGCATTATTAATCCTATCAATGAGATTAGAAAAATAATTTCAGAAAAAAATGCAAGAACGAAATTACATGTGGATATGGTTCAGGCATTAGGTAAAATTCCAATCGATTTATCATTGGTTGATATGGCAAGTTTTTCAGCACATAAGATCTATGGATTAAAAGGAAGTGGAGTTTTATTTAAAAAAGAATCAACATCTTTAGTTCCACTTATTAGTGCTGGACAACAAGAATATGGATTGCGTGGTGGAACATCTAATACTGCAACTCATACAATGTTTGCCAAAACATTGCGTTTAGCATTAGAAAATCAAGGTCAGAAATATCAGTATGTCCAATCATTGAATCGTTATGTTCGACAAGTATTAATGCAAATTGATGATGTTGTTATTAATACGCCAGAACAAAACAGTTCACCTTATATTCTTAATTTTTCATGTGTAGGATATAAACCAGAAGTCATTTTACATGCTTTAGAGGCACAAGAATGTTATGTTTCTACAAAAAGCACATGTTCTTCACATAAAAATGATATATCGAGAACATTAGCAGCAATGCATATGAATGAAGCAGTTGCAAAAAGTGCAATTCGCATCAGTTTTTCTGATTTAACAACACAAAATGAAATAGATGAGTTTTTATTTCATTTACAAACAATATTAAAGACAATTAAAAAGCAGAGGTAA